In Triticum aestivum cultivar Chinese Spring chromosome 5B, IWGSC CS RefSeq v2.1, whole genome shotgun sequence, the following proteins share a genomic window:
- the LOC123112717 gene encoding uncharacterized protein — MGAGYPPPPPPAPPDPCTTRPWRWLLPSPGIPAPPAMKGSSSSGRALQHRQPLSYSCSSTATPPSDARPWHADMPSRRKSFSLYLDLGPFFSVSSNWLSPLSFFGFHASTVRDLPPKSASAFLVGEACHCSSFQSKSDMGRFRARARQPLSNISMLALPRNQEPHDRFPFFSSLPSVSSQDVTSRDGHGRPMPEHRRPRTCRHPDPLHAISISPETCTKSHPAPSPPFGPHPVGLQPERFNRLVPEAEERSSLPRASLALATQQADLASFFLFFRRDASPLRCLLRRGRRRQAVARTRRWRTR; from the exons ATGGGTGCTGGCTacccgcctccccctcccccagcTCCCCCGGATCCTTGCACCACCAGGCCATGGCGATGGCTGCTCCCCTCGCCGGGAATCCCCGCTCCTCCGGCCATGAAGGGCTCCTCTAGCTCCGGCCGtgcgctccagcaccgacagccacTCTCGTACTCGTGTAGTTCAACTGCAACCCCACCATCGGATGCGCGGCCATGGCATGCCGACATGCCGTCCCGGCGCAAGTCCTTTTCTCTGTATCTTGACCTCGGACCTTTTTTTTCTGTATCTTCAAAttggctctctcccctctcttttTTTGGATTTCACGCTTCAACTGTTCGTGACCTTCCTCCCAAGTCTGCTTCCGCATTTTTGGTTGGTGAAGCATGCCATTGTTCTTCATTTCAATCCAAATCAGACATGGGTCGGTTTCGcgcgcgagcacggcagcccctgaGCAACATTTCAATGCTCGCACTTCCTAGGAACCAGGAGCCCCACGACCGCTTCCCTTTCTTCAGCTCGCTGCCGAGCGTCTCCAGCCAAGACGTGACGTCG AGAGATGGCCATGGCCGCCCGATGCCGGAGCACCGCCGGCCAAGGACCTGCCGCCATCCAGACCCCCTCCACGCCATCTCCATCTCGCCGGAGACCTGCACCAAGTCCCATCCAGCGCCTTCGCCACCCTTCGGCCCCCACCCCGTAGGTCTGCAGCCTGAGCGCTTCAACCGACTTGTGCCTgaagcagaggagaggagctcCCTGCCACGAGCCTCTCTGGCGCTGGCAACCCAGCAGGCTGACCTCGCctccttcttcctttttttccgcCGCGACGCATCACCCCTTCGCTGTCTCCTACGGCGTGGACGCCGACGACAAGCGGTGGCCCGTACCCGGCGGTGGAGAACGAGGTGA